From the Micromonospora echinospora genome, the window CGCCCACACCGACCGCGACGGTGTCGCCCTCGGTCACGCCGACCGGCGGTGACAACTGCGGCGGCCTCGCCACTTGGAACGCGACCACGAGCTACTCGGGTGGCAGCATCGTCGCGCACGAGGGCCGCCGCTACCGGGCCAAGTGGTGGACGCAGGGCGAGAACCCGGCCAACAGCGGGCAGTGGGGTCCCTGGGAGTTCCAGGGCGCCTGCTGACCCACGGGCGCCCGATCCTTCGGGTGGGCGCTGGCACGACAAGGTGGGTGTGCCCGGTTCCGGCCGGGCGCACCCACCTTCCGCTACCGGCTCCCGGACGGCCAGCGCCCGGGCTGCCTGGCGTCAGAAGCTACTGACCAGCTTGACGAACGCATCGTCGATCTTCGCCGGGTCGCGGGCGTCGAACGCCTTGCCGGCGGACGCCTTGGCGATCTGGTCCAGCGTGTCGAAGTCGGACTTCTCGTCGAAGGCGATGCAGAAGATCTTGATCGGTCGGTCCGGGTCCAACGCGACATCGCGGAGCAGCCGGGCGAGATCGTTGTCCTTGTTGTACTCGTTCTGGCCGTCCGTCAGGACGACCACCGCGTTGATCCGGGACTGGTCGTAGCGGTCGAGCATGTGCCGGTGCGCCGCCCGTACGGTGGCGTACAGCGCGGTGCCACCCTCGACGTGGAGGCTGTCGATCTCCTTGGTGAGCGCCTTCTGGTCGAACGCCGACAGCCGGACCTCCTCGCTGTACGGTGACCTCGGCCGCTGTCTCGTCTCCGACGAGAACGACCAGAGGGCGACCTGGTCCTCGGAGTTCAGGAGGCCGAAGCCCTTGGCGGCGGCCCCGGTCGCCACCTGGAACCTGGTCCGGTCACCGATCTTCGCGTTCATCGAACCGGACGTGTCGACGGCCAGCAGGATGTTCGCCTTCTTGCGCAGCGTGCCCCAGCCGGCGAGGATCGCCTTGACCACGGTGGGCTCCGGCGGTTCGAAGTAGGTGAGTTCCTGGGCCCCGCGCCCGCCGACGGAGGCGGTCAGCGGCCCGGACGCCTTCCGCTCGTGGTCGCGGAACCCGTGCTGGCTGAAGCTCTGCTGCTGCGGCGGCTCCCGGAGGAACGTCAGGAAGTCGGCAGCGGCGTCACGCTGCTCCGGGCTGGCCGAGGGAAGCACCACGTACGGGTGGTCGAGGTTGAACGTGCCCTCCTTCGGATAGACCGCGACCAGCGGAACCTTCGGCTTCTTGCCCCGGGTCGGGCTCAGCTCCCCTTCGTTGTACTGGTAGACCAACTCCTCCTGCGTCACCACCGCGCTCATGTCCGTCGGGGCCGCCGTGCCGGACAGGTCCGCCTCGGCGCGGTCCCTCAGCAGATCCACGATGTCGTCGCTGTAGTGGGACACATTGGCCTCGATGCGGCGGACGAACTGGGCTACCGCCGGATTCGCGAGGTCATGTTCGGTGAGATCGCTGGCCCGGTTGATGGCCGCGTAGTACGACGCGATCGTGGCCGCCAGGCCGGAGGTGGACTGGTGCGGGTTGACCTTGCCGAAGGTGAACCGCCCCCACTCGGGGCGACCGAAGGCGGCCCAGCCCGTGCGCCCCGACGAGCCCAGGATCTCGCCCCAGCCGAGGGGACCCTGCTGTTGGATCAGCTCACCCTTCGGCTGCGGCATGGCGATGACCAGCGGGCTGTTCGCGATCGACGGGTACTGGCCGGGGGTCTGCGCGGGACGTCCGGCGGCCTCGTCGAGCAACGTCAACTGCCCGGTCCACAGGCTGGACGTCGGCAACCACACCTGTGGTCGTGGCAGGCCGGGCTGCTTGACCTCCCACTCGCCGGCCAGCGCGTCCGTCGCCGCACCGGAGGCGAGCCCGTGCACCGTCACGACGACGCACCCGCCGCCGACCCGGCGATCGCTCTTGTTGTAGCGTTCCGCCAGCTCGCCGAGGAGCACGTCCTTCTCGATCGACGAGCTGACCTCCAACGGCGTGCACTCGACGTCCGCCGCCGGCCGGGCGATCACGTAGGCCGCCGTGATGACCGCGAACCCGGCCACGATGGCCGCGGTGTACGGCAACCACGGCCGGGCAGTCGATCGACCTGAAACCATCTCGTTCCTCCAGGGTGTCGGCTGACGGCGTCGATACCAGCCATCAGCCATCAGCCCGGCCGCAGGTGCGGATCGACCGGATCGTATCCCGCGGATCCGGGTCCGAACCGGATCAATGGTGTCACGGCCCCGCCAGCGAGAAAGCTACTCGCCTTTCGGCGTGTCGTGGCGTCTCGCCGTCCGACGGGACGGCGGCGGCCCGGCGTCCGGGCGGCACCGCCCCGTGGGTCGGCGCCGCCCGGTCCGCGACCTACTCGGCGCGCAGCCCCTCGGCCCTGGTCAGCCGCCAGAGCAGCGGCAGAGTGGCGGCCGTGACGGCCAACACCATCACCGCGGCCGTGCCGGCGACCCCGGCGATCGCCGCCCAGTCGAACGCGATGGGTTCGTCGACCACGGCGAGCAGGATCGCGGCCAGGGCGCTACCGGTGGCGACGGCCAGGGAGAGCCCCAGCAGCACCGGGATCGCCACCTGGTAGAGCACCGATCCGGAGAGGGTCCGACGGCGGGTGCCGAACGCGGCGAGCACCGCCAGCAGCCGCCGCCGCTCCCGGAGCTGTTCCAGGACGTTGACCAGCATGCTCGCGCCGATGAGCAGCAGCAGGGCGACCGCGCCGGCCCGCAGCGCCCGTTCGACCATGGCGAACACGCTGTCGTGGTACGGGTCGTCGAAGTCCAGCAGGTGAGCGAACGGGTCGATCCGGTGCACGGTGTTGCGGAGGTGCTCGACCGCCTCCGGCTCGGCGGGATCCAGTCCCACCAGGAACGTGTACGGCTCGTGCGCGGCGTCGAAGGCTCCCGGGGTGACCAGGATGTCGGTGCCGAGGAGCGGGTCGTACTGCGCGACACCGCGCATGCCGGTCGGCACGGTCCACCGGGACTCCACGCCCTCGTCCTGGAACGTCAACGTCGTTCCGGGGGCGATCGCCGGCCGATCCCGCCCGGCGGCGACGAAACTGTCGCCGTCGGCGCAGGTCGGCAGGTCGGCGTAGTGCCGCAGCGCGTCGCAGCCGGCGATCCGCACGCTGACCGGGTCCGGCGCGTCCGGGTCGGTGCGCAGGTGCGAGACGGCGTCGACGGCGTCGACCCCGGGGGTGTCGGCGAGGGCCGAGGCGGCGCGTCCCGCCGGCCACCCCGCCGGCTGACCGTAGAAGGCGACGGAGGCCTGGAACCGGTCGGTGTCACCGTGCCTGCCGGCGAAGGCCGTCTGCGTCGAGCCGAGCAGGCCCTGGACGGCGACGATGCCGGCCACGGAGACCGCGATGCCGGCGACCGCCCGTACCGCGGTGTCGCTGTCGAGTTGCAGCCGGCGCACCGCGAGTTCCCACGCGACGCCGCCGCCACCGAGCCGACGGACGACCACCTGGACCAGCCAGGGCAGCAGCAGCACGACGCCGACCAGCAGGAGGGTCACCCCGGCGGTGATCCGTGCCTCGACCAGGGCGTCGCCGTTCTCCGGCAGCCCGTCGAGCAGCGGGACGAGCAGGAGCAGGCCGGCCGCCGGGGGGAGGAGCCGCCACCAGAGCCGGCGGCGTCGCTCACCGCCGCGCCGGACCACACCGAGCGGCTCGATCATCACCCGCCTGAGCGCGGAGAGGGTGACCAGGACGGCGGCGGTGGGCACGGCCAGCGCGACCAGCGCGACCAGGGCGGGCACCGGACGCAGGTCGGCGGGGAAGAAGTCGTACCCGGCCGGGAGGAGGTCGCCGACCAGGTGGCGGGACGCGAGGAAGAGGAGCGCGCCGACGACCATCCCCAGCACGGTGCCGGCCAGGGTCTCCCCGGCGGCGATCCGGCGGGTCGTGGCGCCGTCCGCGCCGACCAGGCGGATCGCGGCCAGTTGGCGGTCCCGGCTCTCGCTGCCGAACCGTACCGCGGTCGTCACGAAGATCATGACCGGCAGCAGCAGGACCACCAGCCCGAGGATGGCCAGCACCAGCAGCGCCGGGGGCAGGCCCCCGGGCTCCCCGAAGTCCTGCCCGCCGAACCTGTCGATCCGGGCCACCCCGTAGGAGTCGGCATCGAGGTGGTCGGCACCCTGGTAGAAGAGGTGGTCACTCGGGCCGGCGAGTCCCTCCGGCGCGATGGTGCCGACCACCCGGGCGTCCCACCGCTCGCGCAGCAGGCCGGCGTCCGGGGAGTCCAGCAGCGCGGCGAGGGCCGGCGAGACCACCATCTCCCCGGGGGCGGGGTGCCGCTCCAGGCCGGGTGGCACCGGCGCCCGGTCCCCCTCCGGCTGGAGGAGGCGACCGTCGATGCGGATCGCCCCCCACTGGGAGGGGACCTCGCCGTGGAGCAGGGTGTCCGGGCCGGGCGCCGTCACCCGGGGGCCCGGCTCCCGCGCGGCGCTCCGGTCGGAGCGGGCGGCGCCGGCGGTGGGCATGGCGGTGGCGGCCAGCAGCATCGCCACCCCCAACCCCACCCCGGCGGCGATCATGGCGAGCCGGGCCCAGCCGGACCGGCCGCCGGCCACGCTCAGCCGCACCCCGAGCGCCAGGTCGTCGATCCACGCCGTCGGGCCGCGACGCCCGGGCGTGCCGGCGGCGCTCACCGCGCGTACTCCGGGTCGCGGACCCGGCCGTCGCGGACCACGGCCTCCCGATCGGAGTACGCCGCCACCCGCGCCTCGTGGGTGACCAGCACGACCGCCGTGCCGGTCTCACGGGCGGCCGTGACGAGGAGCTGCATCACCCGCTCACCGTTGAGCGAGTCGAGGGCGCCGGTCGGCTCGTCGGCGAAGACCACCTTGGGGTCGGTGACCAGCGCACGGGCCACCGCGACCCGCTGGCCCTGCCCGCCGGAGGCCTGGCCGGGCCGCTTGCGCGCCACGTCGGCTACCTCGAGGCGGGTGAGCAGGTCGGTCGCCCGTCGGTGCGCCTCCCGCCGACCGACGCCGGTCAGGCGCAGCGGCAGCGCCACGTTCTCCAGGCAGGTCAGTTCGGGCACGAGCTGCCCGAACTGGAAGACGAACCCGAACTCGGTACGGCGCAGCGCGCTGCGCCGTACGTCCGACATCGCGGAGACGTCCTGGCCGGCGTAGGTCACCCGACCGGAGTCCGGGGCGACGATCCCGGCCAGGCAGTGCAGCAGGGTCGACTTGCCGGAACCGGAGGGGCCCATCAGGGCCAGCACCTCCCCGGCGTGCACCTGGATCGAGGCGTTGTCCAGGGCCGTGGTGACGCCGAAGGTCTTGGTCAGGTCGTCGGCCACCAGCAGCGGCGAGCCGGTGCGCGGGGTGGTCAACGGTTCTCCTTCCGCACCTGGGCGCGGAGCTGGTCCAGCCGGGCGGCGGTCAGCTCCAGCCAACGCAGGTCGGCCTCCAGGTGGAACAGGGCGTGGTCACAGACGAGCTGGTCGGCGAAGTCGCCGGAGAGCTTGCGGTTGGTCAGTTCCCGCATGTGCTTGAGGTGCGTGGCCCGCTGGACGTCGAGCAGGTCGGCCGCGTCCCGGCCGGTGAGCAGCGCCAGGACGACCTTGGTGTAGAGCCTGCTCTGCAGGTAGACCTCGGGCTGCTCCGGTTGCGCGAGCCAGCGCTCCACGTCGGTGACGCCGGCTGCGGTGATCGCGTACCGCTTTCGGTCCGGGCCGTCGCCGGGCTCCGACTCGACCTCGACGAGGCCGTTCTTGAGCAGCCGGGCCAGCGTCGAGTAGACCTGGCCGTAGTGCAGCGACCGACCGTGGCCGAACTGGTCGTCGTACGAGCGCTTCAGGTCGTAACCGTGTCGAGGGCCGCGCTCCAACAGGCCCAGCAAGGCAAAGCCAACAGACATGGGAGCGACTATACACTCAGGTTATACACCCAGTGTCTACGCAGGTCCGGGCCTTCTGGCTCGGTGTGCGCCCGTCGGTGGCCGAGCGGTGTCGGGAGCGCGGCCGGGGCCGGCGCGCGGGACGGCGGAATCGCCGCGGTTCAGCGGCTCCTCCGCGTCGAGCGCTTGCGTGGCGGGGTCAGGAGTTCCGCGACCGTCGCGATCGCGCTGGGCACCAGCCGGTAGTACGCCCAGACACCGCGCTTCTCCCGCTCCAGCAGGCCGGCCTCGGTGAGGATGCGCAGGTGGTGACTGACCGTGGGCTGCGAGAGCCCGAGCGGCGCGGTCAGGTCGGTCACGGACGCCTCGCCCTCGGGGGTCGACTGGATCAGGCTGAGCAGCCGCAGTCGGGCGGGGTCCGCGAAGGCCTTCAGGACCCCCGCGAGCCGCTCGGCGTCAGCGCGTTTGATCGGCTCGCCCGCGAGCGGCGAGATTTGCGGCAAATTAGCTCTAGTCGACACATCTCCCACATATGCCATCCTGCCAGGCCGCACCATCCACCCATGCGCATATCGGCGACGCGCGATGTCCGGGGTCGGGGAGATGCTGCTCGGTGGCTGCCCGGACGTCGGGGGACTGGCGCGGATGTGCCGGGGCGCAGCCGGACCCCACGGGCGTCGGGAGACCTGCCCGCTGGGCGACGACCGCGGTTCCGTCGCCAGCCGTCCGCCGGGTCGGTGGCCCGTCGGGCTGTCGTCGGCGCCGGGCACGGTCACGCCGTCGACGGATGTGCTCGGTCGGGCCGGTCTACGCGTCGTCGGGGCCCTCGATCCGGATACCCAACGCCCTGGCCAGGGTGTACGACAGGGCGGCCAGGTCCTGCTGGGCGAGGACCGCCCCGCTCATGCTGGTCACCCCGCCGATCCCGGCCAGCACACAGTCGGCGAAGCGGGTACCCGCCATCGTCGACTGGGAGAACTGCGCGCCGGTCAGGTCGCAGCGGGTGAACCGGGCGCCGCGGAGGTCCGCGTTCTGGAAGTCCGCCCGGGTCAGGTTGCACCCCTCGAACGTCACCCGGGAGAAGGTCGTGAACCGCCACGACGACAGGTCCAGCCGGCAATCCGAGACCGTAACGTCCCGGACCGCGCCGTTGATCCACTGCACCCCGGTCATGCGCACCGTCGACAGCCGGACCCGCTGCATCGACGACTTCTCCGCCCGCAGGTTCGCCAGGTTCGTGCTCTCGAACAGGCAGTCGGTGAACCGCGCGCCGGCCAGCCGGACACCGCTGAGATCCGTACGCCGGAACCGGCACTGGACGAACTCGACCTCGTCCGCCGACTGCCCGGACAGGTCGAGGTCGACCAGGCCCAGCCGCCGCGACGTGGCGTCGTCGGCGAGGACGGCGTGCTCGGCGGTGGCCAGGTCCAGCGTCGACGGCGGCTTCGGCTGGGCCGGCGGTCGCCAACCGTCCGGACCACGACGCGTCGACAGTCCCACCATCCCCGCACCGTATCCGACGGGTTTGGGCAGGTTACCGGCAGGACAGGGCCGGTACGACGGGTGACCGGTACGGCCATCGGAGCCGCGGGTGTCGCGGCCGGTGACCGCGTCGACCACCCGGAGACGGTCAGAAGGGCACACCACACGGGCAGCCCGGGCGGTAGAACAGGCAGCCCTTCGGTTCTCCGTCACCGGGCGGCGGGTCGTCGGTCGGTGTGCCGGCCCGGGCCACCGGGTAGGTGCCGTTCGGGGTGTCGACGGTGCGGGCCGGTCGGCTCCCGCTGCCGAAGAAGGAGAGCTTCCGGATCACTGGCCCCGAGTCGGTCCCGGCATCGGTCACGTCGGCTTCACCTCACTACGGTCGGTCCGGTTCGGGTAGGCACCGTCCCATCAGGCGACCGGCTGGTCCGGGCCATGGCCGGTCAGTCCCAGGTGACGGGCAGCGTCCGCACGACGCCACCGTCCCGGCGGATCTGGCTGAGCAGTTCGTCGGTCGGCACGGCGAGCCTGATCGTCGGCAGCCTGCGGAAGACGGCCCGGTAGAGCAGTTCGAGTTCGAGCCGGGCCAGGTTGGCCCCGGGGCAGCGGTGCCGTCCGTAGCCGAACCCCAGGTGCGGGTTGGTCGGCCGGCGCCCGTCGAAGTCGTACGGATCGCCGAACTGGGTCTCGTCGAAGTTCGCCCGGTGCGTGTCGAGGATCATCAGGTCCCCGACGTTGATCTGCGCGTCGGCGAGTTGGAAGCTGGTGTTCGCGTAGCGGGACAGGCCGTTCGGTGGATCCGCCCCCGGTCGGGGCGGCACGAAGGAGCGGACCCGGACGATCTCGTCGATCAGCCCCGGGGCGAGGTCCTCGTCGTCGAGCAGCGGCCGTTGCTCGGGGTGGGAGAGCAACAGCACCAGTCCGTGATCGATGACCGAGGTGGGGGTGACGCTGCCGGCGATCAGGATGAGGGCGGCGAGGTTCTGCATCGGCGGGGCGGGGTTGCCGTCACCGGACCGGTCCGCCCGGGACAGGACCGTCAGCAGGTCGTCCCGGGGGGCGCGGACCCGCCCCCGGAGCTGCCGCAGCATGTAGCCCTGCAACTCCGACACGGCCGCGCTCGCGCCCCGCCGGTCGTGGTCGTCGTGGGTACGTTCGACGAGGACGCCGAGGTGCTCCTGGTCCTCGTCGGGTACGCCGAGGATCGCGCCGGCGATGGCCCGGGGGACCGGGACGGCGACGAGTTCGTGGAAGTTCGCCGGCCGTGGGGCCTCGACGAGACGTCGCACGTGGGTGTCGACCACCGCCTCGACGATGTGCCTGAGCCGCTGGGAGGCGCGCCAGCTCGCGATGGTCTGCATGACCTGCCGCATCAGGTCGTGCTGGGCGCGCTCCTGTTCCGGTGTGACGTCGAGGGGCCCGACCATCGGCGAGTCCAGCAGGCGGGAGGCGAGCCGGGGTACCGGGTGCGCCAGGCCGAGCCGCTCGTCCCCGAGCAGTGACCGGACCAGTTCGTAGCAACTGACGTGCCAGGCGAGCGTCCCGCCGGAGGCCCGGACGATCCGTAGGCACTCGTCGTGCGCCGCGTCCCGGACCTCGGTCATGCCAGGGTCACCTTCGGCGCCACCAGGTCGATGTGCGCGCCGGTCACCCCGTTGCCGAGGCCGATGTGCAGTCCACCGATGGCCTCGTTGAACTGGGAGTTGATCGTCCAGTCGACGTCGTCGGTCGGCCAGGTGGTGGCGGCGAACCCGAACTCGCTGACGTACTCCTTCTTGTTCGGGTCGACGAAGGTCAGCACCTCGGCGAGGACGGACTCGGTGCCGCAGGTCAGGGAGACCGGTCGGGAGTCCCTGATCTCCACGACGATCGGGGCGTGGTGGTTGCGCGCACGCAGGTCGGTCAGGTAGTCCCAGGTGCGTTCCGCGGTGTGTCTGACCCGGTCGGCGTAGAGCCGGTGGTGCGCGACGACGAAGCCCTCGGCCACGAAGGTGCCGTTCATGTCGTGGTGCGGTCGTTGGGTCTCCGGCGAGGACACCAGGCCCACCTCGAGGTACTGGGCCACGCTGACCCACTCGCCGCGCTGGATCACCACGTTCCCCTTGGGGCTCATCAGGTTGACCTCGTCACCGAGGACCACCTCGACGTCCGTGCCGCCACCGGCGAGTCGCAGCCGGGGGGCGGTCTCCAACTGGCCGAGCCAGAACTGGACCCCGTCGACGCACCGCCGCAGGTCGATGTCGGCCAGGTAGCCGAGCATGTACAGCGCGCCGCGCTCGGTGCCGCAGAACGAGGCCACCGGGAGCACCAGCATGGCGGAGTTCGCGAAGTACCGCTCGATGACCGGTCCCGTCGGTGTGGTGGCGAAGTCGATCGGGATCGCGACCACGTCCAGCAGCAGGTCGGGGTCGGTCGTGGGGAGTTCGCCGTAGTGGCGGGCGGTGAGGCCGTGCTGCCGCAGAACGTCAACGACGGCGGCCGAGTCGCTGACGAAGGTGGGCTCGCGGCCGGAGAAGGCCGGTCGCAGACTGGACCCGAGGGAATCGAGGCGGGACACGTGCTCCTCACAGAGGGGTGTCGTCGGGAGTGCGTGCGCGACTCGGGTGGGCGCCCCGGGTGAGTGGGACGGGATCGCCGGGACCGGGCCACGAACCGCGGGGACGCGGCGCTGCCGGCCCGTAGGTGTGCGTACCGGGCCGGCAACGTCTTCGGAGGGGCTAGCGGATCCTCGTCAGAAGGTGGCGCTGCACGGGCAGAGCTGGGGCTCGGCCGGTGCGGCGAACTCCACGTCGTCGGAGGCGGAGATCTCGTCGTAGACGCCCTGGACGTAGGACTGGGTGTACGTCTCGCGGAGAACGAGTGGTGCGTTGTCCACGTCCCAGGTGCTGGTCGACGTGGTGACCGTGTTGTCGCCGTGCATGCCGTCACCGAGCATGCGCAGCTTTCGGCTTTCGACTGCCATTGTTGCACCTCCCGTGCCCGCAGGCAACGCTGGTCAATATGCAGAACGTAGTCGACAAATTCTCCGGATTCAACCTTTCGCAAATGATCCTATTCTGCATTCATCGAAAATCGACAATATTATTTTTCGTGGTTCCGGGGGGCGTGGCCGGCAGCCGGCAGCCCTGACCGCGCCGGACGTCCGTCCCGCCGGTGGCGGTATCTCCACCTCCCGGAGGCCACCCGCGAGCGGCATCCAGTTTTCCTACACGTAGGCGGAAGCCTGCTGTGAATACATCCGCGCGTACGTCCCGCGCGCCGCCATCAGCTCTTCGTGTGTGCCCTGTTCGGTGAGTTGGCCGTGTTCGAGGACAAGTATCCGGTCGGCTGCCCGTACCGTGGAGAATCGGTGGCTGATGACGACGACGGCCCGCCGGCCACGCATCCGGGAAAGCGTCGCGAACATCTTCGCCTCCGCCTCGGCGTCGAGCGAGGCGGTCGGCTCGTCGAGGACGACCAGGGACGGGTCCCGATACAGCACCCGGGCGATGGCCAGGCGCTGCCACTGCCCGACGGACAGGTCGACCCCACCAGCCAGTTCGGCGGCGAGGAGCGTGTCGTACCCCCGGGGAAGCTGTTCGATGAACGCGTCGGCCTCGGCCTCCCGGGCTGCCGCGCGGACCCTCGCCAGGTCGGTGCCGTCGGTGTCCGGGGCCGCGCCGACCCGGATGTTGTCCGCCGCCGAGAACCAGTAGCGGGCGAAGCTCTGGAACACCGCGCCGATCTCGTTCCCCAGGTGCTGCCCCTGGACCGGCCGGCCGTTCCACCGGACCTCCCCGGACTGTGCCGCGTACAGTCCGCACAGCAGCTTGGCGAGCGTCGTCTTGCCGGAGCCGTTGTGCCCCACGATCGCCACCATCTCGTCGCCGTCCAGGGCGAAGGTGACGTCCCGGAGCGCGGGCCGGTCGGCGGCCGGATAGCGGAACGTGAGATGGTCCGCCTCCAGGCGGTGCAACGGGCCGGCCGCCGGGGCGTCCCGGCCACCACCCGGCAGTGTCTCCAGGAGCCGCATGGTCTCCAGGAAGTCGGCCATCTGCCCGGAGTGTTCGCGCAGCGCCCCCGCGTTGGCCGCGATGGTCTGCGACTGGTTGGACAGGACCAGCACGGAGATCCCGACGGTGGCCGCCGCCAGGAGGTCGACGTGGCCGCGAGCCAACAGCCAGGCCAGCGAGACCAGCAGGACGGTCAGGCTGACCGCGACCCCGAGCGCGGCGACCACGGCCCGGCGCAGGAATCCCCGGACGAGCGCGGCGATCTCCGCGATCCGCTCGTCGTACAGGTATCGCCACCGGTCGGCGAGGAACTCCTGGACACCGAAGACCCGGATCTCCGCGGCCTGGTCACGTGCTTCGAGGATGTTCTCGATGTACTGGCGTTCCCGGTCGCTGGGGGTGTGCCCCCAGGTGAAGGTCAGTAGTCGCTCGCCGAGGGCCCGGCCGGTGAGCAGGACCGGCAGCCCGGACAACAGCGCCACCGGCAGCAGGACCGGCGCGGTGAGCGCCACGGCGACCACGAGACCGGCCACGGTCAGGGCCGAGGCGATCACCCGTGGCACCGCCAGGGTGATCTGGAGGGCCGACGTCGAGGCCCGCCGGGCCCGGACGAGACGGTCGTGGAACGCCGGAGAGTCGAACTCGATGAGATCACTGCGGGCCGACAGCAGCGTGATCTGTTCCTCGCACCACCGGATGACCCGCTCGGTGAGCAAGCGGTGGAGCCCGCCGCCGACCATCCGGCCGAACGCGATGACCGAGACCAGCAGGATCACGCCGGCGAGCAGGAC encodes:
- a CDS encoding pentapeptide repeat-containing protein; translated protein: MVGLSTRRGPDGWRPPAQPKPPSTLDLATAEHAVLADDATSRRLGLVDLDLSGQSADEVEFVQCRFRRTDLSGVRLAGARFTDCLFESTNLANLRAEKSSMQRVRLSTVRMTGVQWINGAVRDVTVSDCRLDLSSWRFTTFSRVTFEGCNLTRADFQNADLRGARFTRCDLTGAQFSQSTMAGTRFADCVLAGIGGVTSMSGAVLAQQDLAALSYTLARALGIRIEGPDDA
- a CDS encoding ArsR/SmtB family transcription factor, which translates into the protein MAYVGDVSTRANLPQISPLAGEPIKRADAERLAGVLKAFADPARLRLLSLIQSTPEGEASVTDLTAPLGLSQPTVSHHLRILTEAGLLEREKRGVWAYYRLVPSAIATVAELLTPPRKRSTRRSR
- a CDS encoding PadR family transcriptional regulator gives rise to the protein MSVGFALLGLLERGPRHGYDLKRSYDDQFGHGRSLHYGQVYSTLARLLKNGLVEVESEPGDGPDRKRYAITAAGVTDVERWLAQPEQPEVYLQSRLYTKVVLALLTGRDAADLLDVQRATHLKHMRELTNRKLSGDFADQLVCDHALFHLEADLRWLELTAARLDQLRAQVRKENR
- a CDS encoding ABC transporter ATP-binding protein → MTAPGPDDGPAEAPPRASLWQVVGLVARAGGPSFYGVLATMCATGLGLAAVLVLGRGLAAELARHQGRPASLSVWVLLAGVILLVSVIAFGRMVGGGLHRLLTERVIRWCEEQITLLSARSDLIEFDSPAFHDRLVRARRASTSALQITLAVPRVIASALTVAGLVVAVALTAPVLLPVALLSGLPVLLTGRALGERLLTFTWGHTPSDRERQYIENILEARDQAAEIRVFGVQEFLADRWRYLYDERIAEIAALVRGFLRRAVVAALGVAVSLTVLLVSLAWLLARGHVDLLAAATVGISVLVLSNQSQTIAANAGALREHSGQMADFLETMRLLETLPGGGRDAPAAGPLHRLEADHLTFRYPAADRPALRDVTFALDGDEMVAIVGHNGSGKTTLAKLLCGLYAAQSGEVRWNGRPVQGQHLGNEIGAVFQSFARYWFSAADNIRVGAAPDTDGTDLARVRAAAREAEADAFIEQLPRGYDTLLAAELAGGVDLSVGQWQRLAIARVLYRDPSLVVLDEPTASLDAEAEAKMFATLSRMRGRRAVVVISHRFSTVRAADRILVLEHGQLTEQGTHEELMAARGTYARMYSQQASAYV
- a CDS encoding FtsX-like permease family protein, which encodes MSAAGTPGRRGPTAWIDDLALGVRLSVAGGRSGWARLAMIAAGVGLGVAMLLAATAMPTAGAARSDRSAAREPGPRVTAPGPDTLLHGEVPSQWGAIRIDGRLLQPEGDRAPVPPGLERHPAPGEMVVSPALAALLDSPDAGLLRERWDARVVGTIAPEGLAGPSDHLFYQGADHLDADSYGVARIDRFGGQDFGEPGGLPPALLVLAILGLVVLLLPVMIFVTTAVRFGSESRDRQLAAIRLVGADGATTRRIAAGETLAGTVLGMVVGALLFLASRHLVGDLLPAGYDFFPADLRPVPALVALVALAVPTAAVLVTLSALRRVMIEPLGVVRRGGERRRRLWWRLLPPAAGLLLLVPLLDGLPENGDALVEARITAGVTLLLVGVVLLLPWLVQVVVRRLGGGGVAWELAVRRLQLDSDTAVRAVAGIAVSVAGIVAVQGLLGSTQTAFAGRHGDTDRFQASVAFYGQPAGWPAGRAASALADTPGVDAVDAVSHLRTDPDAPDPVSVRIAGCDALRHYADLPTCADGDSFVAAGRDRPAIAPGTTLTFQDEGVESRWTVPTGMRGVAQYDPLLGTDILVTPGAFDAAHEPYTFLVGLDPAEPEAVEHLRNTVHRIDPFAHLLDFDDPYHDSVFAMVERALRAGAVALLLLIGASMLVNVLEQLRERRRLLAVLAAFGTRRRTLSGSVLYQVAIPVLLGLSLAVATGSALAAILLAVVDEPIAFDWAAIAGVAGTAAVMVLAVTAATLPLLWRLTRAEGLRAE
- a CDS encoding vWA domain-containing protein, which encodes MVSGRSTARPWLPYTAAIVAGFAVITAAYVIARPAADVECTPLEVSSSIEKDVLLGELAERYNKSDRRVGGGCVVVTVHGLASGAATDALAGEWEVKQPGLPRPQVWLPTSSLWTGQLTLLDEAAGRPAQTPGQYPSIANSPLVIAMPQPKGELIQQQGPLGWGEILGSSGRTGWAAFGRPEWGRFTFGKVNPHQSTSGLAATIASYYAAINRASDLTEHDLANPAVAQFVRRIEANVSHYSDDIVDLLRDRAEADLSGTAAPTDMSAVVTQEELVYQYNEGELSPTRGKKPKVPLVAVYPKEGTFNLDHPYVVLPSASPEQRDAAADFLTFLREPPQQQSFSQHGFRDHERKASGPLTASVGGRGAQELTYFEPPEPTVVKAILAGWGTLRKKANILLAVDTSGSMNAKIGDRTRFQVATGAAAKGFGLLNSEDQVALWSFSSETRQRPRSPYSEEVRLSAFDQKALTKEIDSLHVEGGTALYATVRAAHRHMLDRYDQSRINAVVVLTDGQNEYNKDNDLARLLRDVALDPDRPIKIFCIAFDEKSDFDTLDQIAKASAGKAFDARDPAKIDDAFVKLVSSF
- a CDS encoding cytochrome P450, producing MTEVRDAAHDECLRIVRASGGTLAWHVSCYELVRSLLGDERLGLAHPVPRLASRLLDSPMVGPLDVTPEQERAQHDLMRQVMQTIASWRASQRLRHIVEAVVDTHVRRLVEAPRPANFHELVAVPVPRAIAGAILGVPDEDQEHLGVLVERTHDDHDRRGASAAVSELQGYMLRQLRGRVRAPRDDLLTVLSRADRSGDGNPAPPMQNLAALILIAGSVTPTSVIDHGLVLLLSHPEQRPLLDDEDLAPGLIDEIVRVRSFVPPRPGADPPNGLSRYANTSFQLADAQINVGDLMILDTHRANFDETQFGDPYDFDGRRPTNPHLGFGYGRHRCPGANLARLELELLYRAVFRRLPTIRLAVPTDELLSQIRRDGGVVRTLPVTWD
- a CDS encoding ABC transporter ATP-binding protein — its product is MTTPRTGSPLLVADDLTKTFGVTTALDNASIQVHAGEVLALMGPSGSGKSTLLHCLAGIVAPDSGRVTYAGQDVSAMSDVRRSALRRTEFGFVFQFGQLVPELTCLENVALPLRLTGVGRREAHRRATDLLTRLEVADVARKRPGQASGGQGQRVAVARALVTDPKVVFADEPTGALDSLNGERVMQLLVTAARETGTAVVLVTHEARVAAYSDREAVVRDGRVRDPEYAR